In one window of Archocentrus centrarchus isolate MPI-CPG fArcCen1 chromosome 11, fArcCen1, whole genome shotgun sequence DNA:
- the serinc2 gene encoding serine incorporator 2 produces MGACLALGSLASCASCLCGSASCLLSSCCPSTYNSTMSRLAFSFLLLLGTLVSIIMILPGMEENLKKIPGFCVGGSSIIGIENKVNCDIIVGYKSVYRMCFAMACFFFLFSIIMIRVRNSKDPRAAIQNGFWFFKFLVLVGITVGAFFIPDGTFNTVWYYFGMVGSFVFIIIQLILLIDFAHSWNQSWLEKAEDGNPKCWFAALLSFTFIHYALAFAAVVLFYLFYTKPDDCTEHKVFISLNLIFCIIVSIVSILPKIQEAQPTSGLLQASLITLYTMYVTWSAMTNNPNRNCNPSLLSLVQPSSPTPPPGPTSAPGTTQWWDAQGIVGLIIFLFCTLYASIRSSNNAQVNKLMQTEEGQGLTANAETPTEEDGVHRAVDNEEDGVTYSYSFFHFSLFLASLYIMMTLTNWYKPDTDYQTMQTAMPAVWVKISSSWIGLALYLWTLLAPLVLPDRDFS; encoded by the exons ATGGGTGCTTGTTTGGCTCTCGGTTCGCTCGCCAGTTGT GCGTCCTGTTTGTGCGGCTCGGCCTCCTGCCTGCTGTCATCATGCTGCCCTTCCACATACAACTCCACCATGAGCCGGCTGGCTTtctccttcctgctgctgttgggGACACTGGTGTCCATCATCATGATTCTGCCAGGCATGGAGGAAAATCTTAAAAAG ATTCCAGGGTTTTGTGTGGGTGGCTCCAGCATAATTGGCATAGAGAACAAAGTGAACTGTGACATCATTGTGGGCTACAAGTCTGTGTACCGCATGTGCTTCGCCATGgcctgcttcttcttcctcttctccatcATCATGATCCGAGTGCGCAACAGCAAGGACCCCCGAGCAGCCATCCAGAACGG tttCTGGTTCTTCAAGTTTCTGGTGCTGGTGGGTATAACTGTGGGAGCCTTCTTCATTCCAGACGGCACCTTTAATACAG TGTGGTATTACTTCGGCATGGTGGGCTCCTTCGTCTTCATCATCATCCAGCTCATCCTACTGATTGACTTTGCCCATTCCTGGAACCAGTCCTGGCTCGAGAAGGCGGAGGATGGAAACCCCAAGTGCTGGTTTGCAG ctctcctctctttcaCCTTCATCCACTACGCTTTGGcttttgctgctgttgtgctCTTCTACCTGTTTTACACAAAACCTGACGACTGCACAGAGCACAAAGTCTTCATCAGCCTCAACCTCATATTCTGCATCATTGTGTCTATTGTGTCCATTCTGCCCAAAATCCAG GAAGCTCAGCCCACCTCAGGCCTGCTTCAGGCCTCCCTCATCACCCTTTACACCATGTATGTCACCTGGTCAGCCATGACCAACAACCCCA ACCGGAATTGTAACCCAAGTTTGTTGAGCCTGGTCCAGCCTAGCAGTCCAACTCCACCACCAGGACCCACCTCAGCCCCTGGCACCACGCAGTGGTGGGATGCACAGGGCATCGTGGGATTGATCATTTTCCTGTTCTGCACTCTTTATGCCAG CATCCGCTCGTCCAACAATGCTCAAGTGAACAAACTAATGCAGACTGAGGAAGGTCAGGGTCTGACTGCCAACGCAGAGACCCCCACAGAGGAGGACGGAGTCCACCGGGCTGTGGATAACGAAGAAGATGGAGTGACCTACAGCTACTCCTTCTTCCACTTCAGTCTCTTTCTGGCCTCCCTTTACATCATGATGACTCTCACCAACTGGTACAA GCCTGATACAGACTACCAGACCATGCAGACCGCCATGCCGGCCGTCTGGGTGAAGATCAGCTCCAGCTGGATCGGCTTGGCCCTCTATCTCTGGACTCTGTTGGCCCCGCTGGTGCTCCCAGACAGGGATTTCAGCTAA